A genome region from Coprococcus phoceensis includes the following:
- a CDS encoding carbohydrate ABC transporter permease, which produces MRKKVLNVFRYVFLSIVSFISVFPFFWMIVAATNKSVEVTKGTMIPGTYFFENLKTLLASDLQYVNAFKNSIIIAIVTTALAMVVSSAAGYAFVVYKTKARERVFNFIFLSMMVPFAALMVPLFRLFSKFSNMGPLKVIALNTPMAVIIIAIATAFLIFFFKQNAQTFPKELIEAARIDGLSEVKIFIKIFMPTMKSTYAAAIVVTFMTSWNNYLWPLIALQSPEKRTLPLVLSAMGSSYTPDYGMMMTAVVIATLPTALIFFVMQKQFVAGMTGSVKG; this is translated from the coding sequence ATGCGTAAAAAAGTGTTAAATGTATTTCGATATGTTTTTTTGTCGATTGTATCGTTTATTTCGGTGTTCCCGTTCTTTTGGATGATTGTGGCGGCAACAAACAAGTCGGTAGAAGTTACAAAAGGAACAATGATTCCGGGAACATATTTTTTCGAGAATCTGAAAACATTGTTGGCGTCAGATCTTCAGTATGTAAATGCATTTAAAAACTCAATTATAATTGCGATAGTTACAACAGCGCTTGCGATGGTTGTGTCATCAGCGGCGGGATATGCATTTGTTGTGTACAAAACAAAAGCTAGAGAAAGGGTATTCAATTTTATCTTTCTGTCTATGATGGTTCCGTTTGCAGCATTGATGGTTCCTCTGTTCCGGTTGTTCAGTAAATTCTCTAACATGGGACCGCTGAAAGTAATTGCGTTGAATACACCAATGGCTGTTATTATTATCGCAATTGCCACAGCCTTTTTGATTTTCTTTTTCAAACAAAATGCACAGACATTTCCAAAGGAACTGATTGAAGCAGCAAGAATAGATGGCTTGTCAGAAGTGAAAATTTTTATTAAAATCTTTATGCCAACGATGAAATCAACATATGCGGCAGCGATTGTTGTAACATTTATGACAAGCTGGAACAATTATTTATGGCCGTTGATTGCATTGCAGTCACCAGAAAAGAGAACTCTGCCACTTGTACTTTCGGCAATGGGGTCCTCTTATACACCGGATTATGGTATGATGATGACTGCGGTTGTCATTGCAACACTTCCGACAGCGTTGATTTTCTTTGTGATGCAGAAGCAGTTTGTTGCAGGTATGACAGGTTCGGTAAAAGGATAA
- a CDS encoding carbohydrate ABC transporter permease, with protein sequence MTSFQTGVGNNLTFDGLTNYKRLLTDTTFKKALINTVLFLVIQVPIMILLALVISSMLNDKKLKFRGVFRTAIFLPCVTSLVAYSIIFKSLFATDGFINSLLMNLHVISEPISWITHPIWAKILIIIAITWRWTGYNMVFYLSGLQSIDDSIYEAANIDGANAFQKFRYMTLPLLKPIILFTTINSTIGTLQLFDETMNITQGGPANATITISQYIYNLLFKYSPDFGYAAAVSYVVVVLIVVLSFIQKKVGEGKDA encoded by the coding sequence ATCACATCATTTCAGACAGGTGTCGGCAACAATTTAACTTTTGATGGGTTGACAAATTATAAGAGATTATTGACAGATACAACATTTAAAAAAGCATTGATAAATACAGTATTGTTCTTGGTTATCCAAGTGCCGATTATGATTTTATTGGCATTGGTCATTTCGTCCATGCTGAATGATAAGAAACTGAAATTCAGAGGAGTATTTCGTACAGCAATCTTTTTACCATGTGTGACATCATTAGTAGCATATTCTATTATTTTTAAAAGTTTATTTGCAACGGATGGTTTCATTAACTCTTTACTGATGAATCTGCATGTGATTTCAGAACCGATTTCATGGATTACACATCCGATTTGGGCGAAGATATTGATCATTATTGCGATTACATGGCGCTGGACAGGTTATAATATGGTGTTTTATCTGTCAGGATTACAGAGCATTGACGATTCGATTTATGAGGCAGCAAATATTGACGGTGCAAATGCATTCCAAAAATTCAGATATATGACATTGCCGCTGCTGAAACCAATTATTCTTTTTACGACAATAAATTCTACAATTGGTACGCTTCAGCTGTTCGATGAAACGATGAATATTACCCAGGGAGGACCGGCAAATGCGACAATCACGATTTCGCAGTATATTTACAATCTCTTGTTTAAATATTCACCAGATTTCGGATATGCAGCAGCAGTTTCCTATGTTGTCGTAGTGTTGATAGTTGTCTTATCATTTATTCAGAAGAAGGTAGGTGAAGGAAAAGATGCGTAA
- the guaB gene encoding IMP dehydrogenase, protein MGKIIGEGITFDDVLLVPAYSEVIPNQVDLSTNLTKKIRLNIPMMSAGMDTVTEHRMAIAMARQGGIGIIHKNMSIEQQAEEVDKVKRSENGVITDPFSLSPEHTLQDADDLMGKFRISGVPITEGKKLVGIITNRDLKFEEDFTKKIKESMTSEGLITAPEGITLEEAKKILAKARKEKLPIVDKDFNLKGLITIKDIEKQIKYPLSAKDEQGRLLCGAAVGITANCVERVDALVKAHVDVVVMDSAHGHSANVIRTVKMVKEKYPDLQVIAGNVATGEAARALIEAGVDAVKVGIGPGSICTTRVVAGIGVPQISAIMDCYEAAKEAGIPIIADGGIKYSGDMTKAIAAGANVCMMGSIFAGCDESPGTFELFQGRKYKVYRGMGSIAAMENGSKDRYFQTDAKKLVPEGVEGRVAYKGTVEDTVFQLMGGLRSGMGYCGTPTIEDLKEEGRFVKISAASLKESHPHDIHITKEAPNYSVDE, encoded by the coding sequence ATGGGAAAAATTATTGGAGAAGGTATTACATTTGATGATGTACTGTTAGTACCTGCATATTCAGAGGTAATTCCAAACCAAGTAGATTTATCAACTAATTTAACTAAAAAAATCAGATTAAACATTCCGATGATGAGCGCAGGCATGGATACTGTAACAGAACACCGTATGGCAATTGCGATGGCTCGTCAGGGAGGTATTGGTATTATCCATAAAAATATGTCGATTGAACAGCAGGCAGAAGAAGTCGACAAGGTAAAACGTTCAGAAAATGGTGTCATCACAGATCCATTTTCGTTGTCACCAGAGCATACACTGCAAGATGCAGATGATTTGATGGGAAAATTCCGTATTTCGGGTGTACCTATCACAGAGGGGAAAAAATTAGTTGGTATTATTACGAACCGTGATTTAAAGTTTGAAGAAGATTTTACAAAGAAAATCAAAGAATCAATGACTTCAGAAGGATTGATTACTGCACCGGAAGGCATCACTTTGGAAGAAGCAAAGAAAATCCTCGCAAAAGCAAGAAAAGAAAAATTACCGATCGTAGATAAAGATTTTAACTTAAAAGGTCTTATTACAATCAAAGATATTGAAAAGCAGATCAAATACCCATTGTCAGCAAAAGATGAACAAGGACGTCTGTTATGTGGTGCGGCAGTTGGAATTACAGCAAACTGCGTAGAACGTGTGGATGCGCTTGTAAAGGCTCATGTGGATGTTGTTGTTATGGACTCAGCACATGGACACTCTGCGAATGTAATCAGAACAGTGAAGATGGTAAAAGAAAAATATCCGGATCTTCAGGTGATTGCAGGTAATGTGGCAACAGGAGAGGCAGCAAGAGCTTTGATTGAAGCTGGAGTAGATGCGGTGAAGGTTGGTATCGGACCTGGATCCATCTGTACAACACGTGTTGTTGCAGGTATCGGTGTGCCACAGATTTCAGCAATCATGGACTGCTATGAGGCAGCAAAAGAAGCTGGAATTCCAATCATCGCAGATGGTGGTATCAAATATTCAGGTGATATGACAAAGGCGATAGCAGCAGGTGCCAATGTATGTATGATGGGAAGCATTTTTGCGGGATGTGATGAAAGCCCTGGAACATTCGAATTATTCCAAGGAAGAAAATATAAAGTGTACCGTGGTATGGGATCTATTGCAGCGATGGAGAACGGAAGTAAAGACCGCTATTTCCAGACAGATGCAAAGAAACTGGTTCCGGAAGGAGTAGAAGGTCGTGTCGCATACAAAGGAACAGTAGAAGATACTGTGTTCCAGCTTATGGGAGGTCTTCGCTCTGGTATGGGTTATTGTGGAACGCCTACGATTGAAGATTTGAAAGAAGAAGGAAGATTTGTAAAAATTTCTGCAGCTTCTTTGAAAGAAAGTCATCCACATGATATTCATATTACAAAAGAAGCACCAAACTATAGTGTAGATGAATAA